The genomic stretch TGGATATCCGCATCCGCCGCCCGGGGCTCGACATCAACCCGGGCTGGGTTCCCTGGCTCGCCCGCGTCATCCAGTACCACTATCAATACGACGAGACCGGAGCATGACGACGTCCTCCCTGCCCCTTCGCACCACGGTCCTCGCGGCGTTGGCCCTCACACAGGAGGACTCAGGGGATGGAGAGGCCATCGAGCTACGCTTCCTGCGACAACACCTGGATGCAACAGGGCGGGACTGGGTCGCTCGCGCTCGGGAGCGCCTCACGCGTCCGGGTTCCGAGGATGCTGGACTCGTCATGCTCGGCGAAGCGCTCGGGCTCTCCCTGGTGGAACTCCTGGCAGTGGTCCTGGTCGCTGCCGTCGAGCAGGACCCGATGGTGGGCCGGGCCGTCGCGTACCTTCAAGCGCCCGTGGGGGCCTCCCGACCAACGCTGGGACTGGTTTCCAGCGCGCTGGCGCCGGCCGCTTCCGGAAGCCAGGAGGCCCTGCTCCTTCTCACCGCCGGAGCGGCACTGGGCAGTGGGCTGCTGACACGCCTCCGGGAGGAGCTGCCACTGTGTGAACAAACGCTGGCCATGCCGCTGCCGCTCTTCCTGGCGCTGTCCGGCCACGACGTCACCTGGCCTGGGGCAACGCTCGGCTCGGCCCGCCACATGGAAGTACCGCTGCCCCCCTCCATCATGGATGGCGTGCACCGGTATGCGCGCTTTCTCGCAGACAAGCCTCGGTCGACCCTCGTGCTGCGCGGCACGTCCCTCTCTGAAACCCGCACCGTGGCGGCCGCGGTCGCAATGTCGCTCGGGCGCGCACCCCTCTTCCTCGGAGCAGAGCAACAGCCGGGATTGGGGCCCTTCCTGCTTCAGCGAGGACTGCTCCCCATCCATGTCCACGAGCTCGGGCCCGGTGAGCGGAAGGTCCTTCCCAACCTGCCGTACTACGGCGGCCCTGTGCTGGCCATCACCGGTCCAGAGGGCACGCTCGACGCTGCGGACCGCGCGGTGTTGCGCTGGTCCGTTCCACGACCTCCCAGCGATGAACGGCGAGCACTGTGGGAGTCCTCATTGGGTGCACCGGAGCTCGCGGAGGAGCTGGCCCGACGGCACCGCCAGGGAGCAGGACGGATTGCCCAACTTGGCCGGCTGGCGCGACAGAAGGCAAAGCTGGATGGGCGGCCGGAGCCCGAGCTTGAGGACGTGCTCGCAGCGGCGTGGGTGGCGGAATCCGAGGGCATGAGCACGCTCGCGGAGCCCTTGATGGACGCCATCCACGACGACGCCATCGTCCTCGTGCCCCAGGTGAAACGAGAACTGGAGCTGCTCCTGGCGCGGTGCCGCGCTCGGGACGATCTGGTCCACGGCCTGGGCCCCTCCGCGACGGTGCGCTATCGCGCGGGTGTCCGGGCACTCTTCATGGGCGCGTCGGGCACGGGCAAGACGCTCGCCGCGGGCTGGTTGGCCACGAAACTCGGACTGCCGCTCTACCGCGTGGACTTGGCCTCAGTGACCAGCAAGTACATTGGTGAGACGGAGAAGAACCTCTCGCAGCTCTTCGCGCGGGCCGAGCATGCCGACCTGGTGCTGCTCTTCGATGAGGCGGACTCGCTCTTCGCCAAGCGCACCGACGTGAAGGACTCGAACGACCGGTTCGCCAACGCACAGACGAACTACCTGCTCCAGCGAATCGAGGCGTTCGACGGCGTGGCCATCCTGACCAGCAACAGCAAGAGCCGGTTCGATTCAGCCTTTACGCGCCGCCTCGATGCCATCATCGACTTCACCCTGCCCGGACCCGCCGAGCGGCGCGCGCTCTGGACCACGCACCTGGGCATGGCGCACGAACTTCCCGCCAAGGAATTGAGCCGACTGGCGGCGACAGCTGACCTGGCCGGAGGGCAGATTCGCAACGTGGTGTTGACGGCCGCGCTCATTGCGCGTGAGGCGGGACGCTCCATCCAACCACCGGACATCATCGAGGCGCTCGTGCATGAGTACCGGAAGCAGGGCCGCGAGCCCCCATCCGAGCTCCGCACCACGCCCCAGGGTACCGCTGGCGGCGCCCGCGACACATGGCGCCGCTAGCGTGGCAGTCCACCCGGCCCCCTTCTGCTCATCACCTCTTCGATGCTGATTTGCGCACCTTGTATTTCAGCCAGAGCATGTCGCCCTTCCGCGGCTCGGCGGAGACCAGCTTCAGATGGCGGACCGGTCCCCTGCCCTCGCCCGCATCGAATAGCGAAGGCGTTCCGATGGAGCCATCCGCGATGGGAGCCATCAGCACGCTCAGCTCGTCAATCAGGTCCGCGACCAGGAAGGAGCCGTTGATCTTGCCGCCGCCCTCCAGGAGCAACCGCTTGATGCCGAAGTCCTTCCGGAGCTTTTCGAGCACCCGCTTCAGGTTCAGCTCCGTCTTTCCGCCAAACAGGTAGGAGACGCCCTTTGATTGGAGGAAGGCCAGGTAGTCGTCAGAGACCTGCTCTGTGAGAATGGTGATGACGTGCTCGTCATCGATGGAGCCCGACTTCCAGGTGAGCTTGCCCGAGGGGTCCAGCGCGATGGCGTAGGACTCCGCGTCGCGCCTCGCGATGAAGTCCGTCCTCGGAATCGGCTGCCCTGCCTTGCGTACTGGAACCTTCGCCTTCCCCGCGTAGGGCTCCATCGAAATCCGGCCAATCATCCAGGCGTCGGCGTCGAACGTCTCCGCCGTCCGCTCGTACTCAGACAGGGCGCGCGACGAGAGCTTCCAGCCCGTCGTGACGATGCGCCCATCGACGGAGGGCACCATGTGGCAAATCACGTACGGGCGCTTCGCTCTGCTCATCTGCTGTCTCCTCGGACTTTGGGCGCGGTCGTCAGGGTGACGTCTTCTGCGTCTGTCCCAGCGGGTGCGTATGCCATGCGGTCCGCGCGCACGGCTCGAACGTGACGCTCGCACCGAATCCACGCGCGGGCGCGGGTGCTTGGAACAAGGGGTCGATTCGCACGTTTCCCGTGAAGCTCTCGGCAGGACCTTTGCTCGACGGCTGGGTGCCGTTTCGTTTGATGTCCATGGCTCAGCGCCCCGTGACTTTCTCCAGCGCCTCCGGATAGCGAGCGCCCTGGACGGTGATTTTCGAAGCCGCGTCGTTGATTTCCTGGAGGTCTTGCGGCGACAGCTCGATGTCGGCCGCGCCGAGGTTCTCCTCGAGCCGACTCTGCTTCGTGGTGCCCGGGATGGGCGCAATCCAGGGCTTCTGGGCGAGCAACCACGCGATGGCAATCTGCGCAGGTGTCGCCTTCTTCTTGGCGCTGACTGTCTGCAGCAGCTCGACCAGCGTCTGATTCGCCTTCCGGGCCTCGGGCGTGAAACGTGGGACGATGTTGCGGAAGTCGTCCTTGGAGAACGAGGTCTTGTCGTCAATCTTCCCGGTCAGGAAGCCCTTGCCGAGCGGACTAAAGGGAACGAAGCCGATGCCGAGTTCCTCCAGCGTCGGCAACACCTCCTCCTCCGGCTTCCGCCACCAGAGTGAGTACTCGCTCTGCAACGCGGTCACCGGCTGAACCGCGTGCGCGCGCCGGATGGTCTGCACACCCGCTTCGGACAGCCCGAAGTGCTTGACCTTGCCTTCGCGAATCAGATCCTTCACCGCGCCCGCGACGTCCTCGATGGGCACTTCCGGGTCCACGCGGTGCTGGTAGAAGAGGTCGATGGCATCGACCTTGAGCCGCCTGAGTGAGGCCTCGGCGACGGCCTTGATGTGCTCGGGCCGGCTGTCGAAGCCGCTCCACCTCGCTTCGCCGGGGACGGCCGGCTTGAAGCCGAACTTGGTGGCGATGACCACCTTTCCTCGGAACGGCGCCAAGGCCTCGCCCACCAGTTCCTCATTCGTGAGGGGGCCATACACTTCGGCGGTGTCGAAGAAGGTGACACCGCGTTCCACCGCGGCGTGGATGAGCTTGATCATCGCCTGCCGGTCCGCGGGCGGGCCGTAGCCGAAGCTCATGCCCATGCAGCCAAGACCGATGGCGGAGACCTCGAGATTCCCTTTCCCAAGCTTGCGCTTTTTCATGATGGGCTCTCCTTGAAAGTTCGCGTGTGAGGACTCACAGCACCTGCTTCGTGGGACGCAGCAGGACCTCGTTGATGTCCACGTCGGCGGGTTGCTCGATGGCGAAGGCGATGGCCCTCGCGACGGAGTCCGCGGGAATCGCTAACTGCTGGTACATCTCCTTCACGCTGGCGGCGGTCTCCGGGTCCGAGCTCCCCATGGGCAGTTCGGACTGCACCGCGCCCGGGGAGATGATGGTCGTGCGGATGGAACCACCCACCTCCTGCCGCAGACCTTCAGAGATGGCGCGCACGGCGAACTTGGTACCAGCGTACACCGCGGCGCCCATGCTGACCTTGTGCCCCGCCACCGAGGAGATGTTGATGAAGTGGCCGCTGTTCTGCCGCTGGAACACCGGGAGCGCCGCGGCGATGCCGTAGAGGACACCCTTGATGTTGGTGTCGACCATCCGGTCCCACTCGTCCACCAGCGTCTTCGCCACCGGCGCGAGCGACATCAGGCCCGCGTTGTTCACCAGGACGTCGATGCGTCCGAACCTGTCGACCGCGGCCTGGATGAACGCCGCGACCTCGGCTCGCTTCGTGACATCCACCGCCCGGGCACTCGCCTGTCCGCCTCCCCGCTCGATGTCCGCCACCACGGCGGCGAGCTTGTCCGTTCGCCGCGCGCCGAGGAATACCTTCGCGCCTCGGGAAGCGAGGTGACGGGCGGTCTCCGCGCCCAGCCCGCTGCTGGCCCCCGTGATGACGACGACCTTCCCTTGAATGCTCGACATCTTCCTTCTCCTGGCTTCGGGACACTGCGTCCCGCGTCTACGAAGAGAAGTACGCACCGCCCTCGCCCCCGACTACACGCCGATGCGGCGATAGGCCTTGAAGGCACGCTGAAGAATCCGACGCGCTGCTCGACCGCCCCGACGCGGCGAGCAGCCGCTGTGACGTCGTGGGAAGGCACGCGTCATGAAGGCCCAAGGCGCCCGGCAATCCCAG from Myxococcus xanthus encodes the following:
- a CDS encoding ATP-binding protein, producing the protein MTTSSLPLRTTVLAALALTQEDSGDGEAIELRFLRQHLDATGRDWVARARERLTRPGSEDAGLVMLGEALGLSLVELLAVVLVAAVEQDPMVGRAVAYLQAPVGASRPTLGLVSSALAPAASGSQEALLLLTAGAALGSGLLTRLREELPLCEQTLAMPLPLFLALSGHDVTWPGATLGSARHMEVPLPPSIMDGVHRYARFLADKPRSTLVLRGTSLSETRTVAAAVAMSLGRAPLFLGAEQQPGLGPFLLQRGLLPIHVHELGPGERKVLPNLPYYGGPVLAITGPEGTLDAADRAVLRWSVPRPPSDERRALWESSLGAPELAEELARRHRQGAGRIAQLGRLARQKAKLDGRPEPELEDVLAAAWVAESEGMSTLAEPLMDAIHDDAIVLVPQVKRELELLLARCRARDDLVHGLGPSATVRYRAGVRALFMGASGTGKTLAAGWLATKLGLPLYRVDLASVTSKYIGETEKNLSQLFARAEHADLVLLFDEADSLFAKRTDVKDSNDRFANAQTNYLLQRIEAFDGVAILTSNSKSRFDSAFTRRLDAIIDFTLPGPAERRALWTTHLGMAHELPAKELSRLAATADLAGGQIRNVVLTAALIAREAGRSIQPPDIIEALVHEYRKQGREPPSELRTTPQGTAGGARDTWRR
- a CDS encoding RibD family protein is translated as MSRAKRPYVICHMVPSVDGRIVTTGWKLSSRALSEYERTAETFDADAWMIGRISMEPYAGKAKVPVRKAGQPIPRTDFIARRDAESYAIALDPSGKLTWKSGSIDDEHVITILTEQVSDDYLAFLQSKGVSYLFGGKTELNLKRVLEKLRKDFGIKRLLLEGGGKINGSFLVADLIDELSVLMAPIADGSIGTPSLFDAGEGRGPVRHLKLVSAEPRKGDMLWLKYKVRKSASKR
- a CDS encoding aldo/keto reductase yields the protein MKKRKLGKGNLEVSAIGLGCMGMSFGYGPPADRQAMIKLIHAAVERGVTFFDTAEVYGPLTNEELVGEALAPFRGKVVIATKFGFKPAVPGEARWSGFDSRPEHIKAVAEASLRRLKVDAIDLFYQHRVDPEVPIEDVAGAVKDLIREGKVKHFGLSEAGVQTIRRAHAVQPVTALQSEYSLWWRKPEEEVLPTLEELGIGFVPFSPLGKGFLTGKIDDKTSFSKDDFRNIVPRFTPEARKANQTLVELLQTVSAKKKATPAQIAIAWLLAQKPWIAPIPGTTKQSRLEENLGAADIELSPQDLQEINDAASKITVQGARYPEALEKVTGR
- a CDS encoding SDR family oxidoreductase, which encodes MSSIQGKVVVITGASSGLGAETARHLASRGAKVFLGARRTDKLAAVVADIERGGGQASARAVDVTKRAEVAAFIQAAVDRFGRIDVLVNNAGLMSLAPVAKTLVDEWDRMVDTNIKGVLYGIAAALPVFQRQNSGHFINISSVAGHKVSMGAAVYAGTKFAVRAISEGLRQEVGGSIRTTIISPGAVQSELPMGSSDPETAASVKEMYQQLAIPADSVARAIAFAIEQPADVDINEVLLRPTKQVL